A stretch of Geomonas oryzisoli DNA encodes these proteins:
- a CDS encoding roadblock/LC7 domain-containing protein: protein MGFKGILKEIVGESGGLGGVIMGYDGIAIDEYLREGTGVDVQTMTIEYASVLKEIKRTVGVLKTGELEEVSIITEKCCIIVRGISEDFFAALVLPADGNFGKARFLLKRSASGFRESLQ, encoded by the coding sequence ATGGGGTTTAAGGGGATTCTCAAGGAGATAGTCGGGGAGAGCGGCGGGCTGGGCGGGGTCATCATGGGATACGACGGCATCGCCATCGACGAGTACCTGCGCGAGGGTACCGGGGTGGACGTGCAGACCATGACCATCGAGTACGCCTCGGTACTGAAGGAGATCAAGAGGACGGTCGGCGTGTTGAAGACCGGCGAGCTGGAAGAGGTTTCCATCATCACCGAGAAATGCTGCATCATCGTGCGCGGCATCAGCGAAGATTTCTTCGCCGCACTGGTGCTCCCCGCCGACGGCAACTTCGGCAAGGCCCGTTTCCTGTTGAAACGCTCGGC
- a CDS encoding tetratricopeptide repeat protein produces the protein MVEDALSFWTEIQRYEDMLAADAKSLCFAPLSDLYRKLGLLDDAVSVAQKGCAAHPEYALGFVALGNACYAKGMAQEARQALETAIELKPDHIQAMKVLSQLYVELGEVALARQVLGQLLTRDPEDMESSMLLSSIASAPASSQASEPEEEVLEELEIIEELEEFVEEPAAEVAASPSQPPAAAAAVAVPPSADAAEDIWAIEDLEEVSETPASDASQPRGAVPDPLTTATLAELYVSQGFLEKAMGIYRELIAAHPDNQQYRLRCEELVEQQQLQQAASAQQTVAAPPVVPAAPVVSAAPAAPVAPAEPAVAAAPAASAVSAAPAVSAPVAFDAHDGPAAIEVPITVEEATAPAAFAGMDSPAQLETAPLEQPQLQDEAPADEDLESSLQRWLENIRRRKDGV, from the coding sequence TGGACGATGCCGTGTCCGTGGCGCAGAAAGGTTGTGCGGCGCACCCGGAATACGCGTTGGGATTCGTTGCGCTGGGCAACGCCTGTTACGCGAAGGGGATGGCGCAGGAGGCGCGTCAGGCCCTGGAAACGGCGATCGAGTTGAAGCCCGACCACATCCAGGCCATGAAAGTGCTGAGCCAGCTCTACGTCGAGCTCGGAGAGGTTGCTCTGGCGCGCCAGGTGCTGGGGCAGCTGCTGACGCGAGACCCGGAAGACATGGAGAGCAGCATGCTCCTCAGTTCGATAGCCTCGGCACCGGCCTCGTCCCAGGCATCGGAACCCGAGGAGGAAGTGCTCGAAGAACTCGAGATAATCGAGGAGCTGGAAGAGTTCGTCGAGGAACCGGCGGCCGAGGTCGCCGCGTCGCCTTCACAACCGCCGGCCGCAGCTGCCGCGGTTGCCGTCCCCCCCTCTGCCGATGCTGCGGAAGACATCTGGGCCATCGAGGATCTGGAAGAGGTTTCCGAAACGCCCGCTTCTGATGCGTCCCAACCGCGTGGCGCCGTGCCGGACCCGCTGACCACGGCGACGCTGGCTGAGCTTTACGTTTCGCAGGGGTTCCTGGAAAAGGCGATGGGCATTTACCGCGAGCTCATTGCGGCGCACCCTGACAACCAGCAGTACCGGCTTCGTTGCGAAGAACTGGTGGAACAGCAGCAACTGCAACAGGCGGCCTCGGCGCAGCAGACCGTTGCCGCCCCCCCCGTAGTTCCCGCTGCGCCGGTTGTGTCGGCCGCTCCCGCAGCACCGGTCGCACCGGCGGAACCTGCTGTAGCGGCCGCACCGGCGGCCTCTGCTGTATCGGCGGCACCGGCGGTGTCGGCACCAGTCGCTTTCGACGCCCATGACGGCCCCGCTGCCATTGAGGTGCCCATCACCGTGGAGGAAGCGACCGCCCCCGCTGCTTTTGCCGGCATGGACTCGCCGGCTCAGCTGGAAACAGCACCGCTGGAGCAGCCACAGCTGCAGGATGAGGCGCCGGCCGATGAAGACCTGGAGAGCTCGCTGCAACGCTGGCTGGAAAACATAAGGAGAAGAAAAGATGGGGTTTAA